The following proteins are encoded in a genomic region of Colletotrichum higginsianum IMI 349063 chromosome 9, whole genome shotgun sequence:
- a CDS encoding Cytochrome c oxidase polypeptide 5, with the protein MLRTPTVSLARAGLRAAQQTTVIRRAATTHAISNPTLANIEKRWEGMPLQEQAELWMALRDRMKGPWAELTLQEKKAAYWIAFGPHGPRAGTPAGEGTRVFWGVAASVAASLAIFATVRLFAGPAPDTMTKEYQEASNEFLKNQNSDPITGLSSEGYSGKGMVQSPPKAN; encoded by the exons ATGTTGCGAACCCCGACCGTTTCCCTGGCCCGTGCCGGCCTGCGCGCCGCCCAGCAGACCACCGTcatccgccgcgccgccaccacccaCGCCATCTCTAACCCGACACTCGCCAACATCGAGAAGAGATGGGAGGGCATGCCCCTCcaggagcaggccgagcttTGGATGGCATTGAGGGACCGCATGAAGGGCCCCTGGGCGGAGCTGACTCTtcaggagaagaaggccg CCTACTGGATTGCTTTTGGTCCCCACGGTCCCCGCGCCGGCACCCCCGCCGGTGAGGGTACCCGCGTCTTCTGGGGTGTTGCCGCCTCCGTCGCTGCCAGCTTGGCCATCTTCGCCACCGTCCGCCTCTTCGCCGGCCCTGCCCCCGACACCATGACCAAGGAATACCAGGAGGCTTCCAACGAGTTCCTCAAG AACCAAAATTCCGACCCCATCACCGGTCTCTCGTCCGAGGGCTACTCCGGCAAGGGCATGGTCCAGTCTCCTCCCAAGGCCAACTAA
- a CDS encoding ATP synthase subunit beta: MFKSGISSFARAARPSFAATASRRAIRPSTFRLPASSRFASTAGVGDGKIYQVIGAVVDVKFDTAKLPAILNALETTNNDQKLVLEVAQHLGENVVRCIAMDGTEGLVRGRAATDTGAPITIPVGPETLGRIINVTGDPIDERGPIKTDKRLPIHTEPPAFIDQSTTAEVLVTGIKVVDLLAPYARGGKIGLFGGAGVGKTVFIQELINNIAKAHGGYSVFTGVGERTREGNDLYHEMQETSVIQLDGESKVALVFGQMNEPPGARARVALTGLTSTYLDNPSLLPSLLLQPPSLLSQLPSILQSPSLIQTECTDNPKFAEYFRDIEGQDVLLFIDNIFRFTQAGSEVSALLGRIPSAVGYQPTLAIDMGGMQERITTTKKGSITSVQAVYVPADDLTDPAPATTFAHLDATTVLSRGISELGIYPAVDPLDSKSRMLDPRIVGQDHYDTATRVQQILQEYKSLQDIIAILGMDELSEADKLTVERARKIQRFLSQPFTVAQVFTGIEGKLVDLKETINSFKAILSGEGDNLPEGAFYMVGDFASAKEKGEKILADLEKN; the protein is encoded by the exons ATGTTCAAGAG CGGCATTTCCTCCTTCGCCCGGGCGGCTCGCCCTTCCTTCGCGGCGACCGCTTCCCGTCGCGCCATCAGACCGTCTACCTTTAGACTCCCTGCCTCCAGCAGATTCGCCAGCACTGCCGGTGTCGGTGATGGAAAGATTTACCAG GTCAttggtgccgtcgtcgacg TCAAGTTCGACACCGCCAAGCTCCCTGCCATTCTGAACGCCCTCGAGACGACAAACAACGACCAGAAGCTGGTTCTTGAGGTCGCG CAACACTTGGGTGAGAATGTCGTCCGCTGTATTGCCATGGACG GTACCGAAGGTCTCGTCCGTggccgcgccgccaccgacaCTGGTGCCCCCATCACCATCCCCGTCGGCCCCGAGACTCTGGGCCGTATCATCAACGTCACTGGTGACCCCATTGACGAGCGTGGCCCTATCAAGACCGACAAGAGACTCCCCATTCACACCGAGCCCCCCGCGTTCATCGACCAGtccaccaccgccgaggTTCTCGTCACCGGTATCAAGGTCGTCGATCTGCTCGCCCCTTACGCTCGTGGTGGAAAGATTGGTCTCTTCGGTGGTGCCGGTGTCGGCAAGACCGTCTTCATTCAGGAGTTGATCAACAACATCGCCAAGGCCCACGGTGGTTACTCCGTCTTCACTGGTGTCGGTGAGCGTACCCGTGAGGGTAACGATCTGTACCACGAGATGCAGGAGACTTCCGTCATTCAGCTTGACGGCGAGTCCAAGGTCGCCTTGGTCTTCGGTCAGATGAACGAGCCCCCCGGTGCCCGTGCCCGTGTTGCTCTTACCGGTCTGACTAGTACGTACCTTGACAACCCTTCTCTACTACCATCCCTTCTCTTACAACCACCATCCCTTTTATCACAACTACCATCCATTCTTCAATCACCATCCTTGATCCAGACGGAATGTACTGACAACCCCAAATTCGCCGAGTACTTCAGAGATATCGAGGGCCAGGATGTGTTGCTCTTCATCGACAACATTTTCCGTTTCACGCAGGCCGGTTCCGAGGTGTCCGCCCTTCTGGGCCGTATCCCGTCCGCCGTCGGTTACCAGCCCACCCTCGCCATCGACATGGGTGGCATGCAGGAGCGCATTACCACTACCAAGAAGGGATCCATTACTTCCGTCCAGGCCGTCTACGTCCCTGCTGACGATTTGACTGACCCTGCCCCCGCCACCACTTTCGCTCACTTGGACGCCACCACTGTCTTGTCCCGTGGTATCTCCGAGTTGGGTATCTaccccgccgtcgaccccCTCGACTCCAAGTCTCGCATGCTGGACCCCCGTATTGTCGGCCAAGACCACTACGACACTGCCACCCGCGTCCAGCAGATTCTTCAGGAGTACAAGTCTCTCCAGGACATCATTGCCATTCTGGGTATGGACGAACTTTCCGAGGCCGACAAGCTCACCGTCGAGCGTGCCCGTAAGATCCAGCGTTTCCTGTCCCAGCCTTTCACGGTTGCCCAGGTTTTCACTGGTATCGAGGGTAAGCTCGTTGACCTGAAGGAGACGATCAACTCCTTCAAGGCCATCCTGAGCGGCGAGGGTGACAACCTTCCCGAGGGTGCCTTCTACATGGTTGGTGActtcgcctcggccaaggagaagggtgAGAAGATTCTTGCGGATCTGGAGAAGAACTAA
- a CDS encoding Mitochondrial AAA ATPase-like protein: protein MALHSPVDAPPAVASTADSPAAASPNTPGDEVTAPPFDRVTVPDPVPDRDTGALQLHQVHPHPHPHPPTPHATATATPSSTPTPPAATPALANTAPAALPEASIARRIKTPTEPPPLKSPPMPPPAVSPSPLAPSANPPPKTITHPSPSTPKMLFSEIYKSPRSPLSKFRLSMSQQPLALDLPDYDPDLLSKDKVKQKEAVKKYLAAKVRNDWEFVWPPVASPPQNGDAAPATATDATPSQAEGVEEAQQATPDLQAEAIVTASSQDEAIEATESEEAGEEEEEEEEEEEGEDSDAESVYSTVSEDLARFKPRLEWVSDLSDEDPPVSLSPFRFDSPDAIGAAVKASVADKRARRRRAVREEMAWNEGLACFEARRNAWTGARTVRVRTKPVSPTQTFSPLSPRRLFFRGSFSHPSGPASPSSPAHSLQQRPSNEASATVSDASELSKDPSKELTAQKSKESQKSAASLTSTTYPIETIVPLSAPLLPPGNPMRASITPSVYMSLYEKVIVHALTPSCPVNLSDMIRACVVGWKRDGEWPPKPSAAEPGIVAVRRRKKSAAEGQGQNATRRMSLGFLGRGEKTENQDESGGKGIRKSLQRVLGIGQHHPPTSAAPTSGNNNTPVNGKDTAVA, encoded by the exons ATGGCGTTACATTCGCCGGTTGACGCACCCCCAGCAGTAGCATCTACGGCAGATtcccctgctgctgcatctcCTAATAcccccggcgacgaggtcaccGCTCCTCCGTTTGATCGAG TCACCGTCCCAGACCCAGTCCCTGATCGAGACACGGGCGCGCTCCAGCTCCATCAAGTTCAtccgcacccgcacccgcacccgcccACCCCGCACGCGACGGCCACTGCGACGCCTTCGTCTACGCCTACGCCTCCCGCTGCTACTCCAGCTTTGGCCAATACGGCCCCGGCTGCCCTGCCCGAGGCTTCAATTGCACGTCGTATAAAGACACCCACCGAGCCGCCCCCTCTCAAGTCGCCTCCCATGCCTCCTCCTGCCGTTTCTCCCTCGCCTCTTGCGCCGTCGGCCAACCCCCCGCCAAAGACAATcacacacccctccccctcgacCCCCAAGATGCTGTTCTCAGAGATCTACAAGTCCCCACGCTCGCCGCTATCCAAGTTCCGTCTGTCAATGTCCCAGCAGCCTCTGGCCCTGGACCTGCCCGATTATGATCCTGACCTGCTCAGCAAGGACAAGGTCAAACAGAAGGAGGCTGTCAAGAAGtacctcgccgccaaggtcCGCAACGACTGGGAGTTTGTTTGGCCGCCCGTCGCCTCTCCCCCACAGAACGGCGATGCAGCGCCCGCAACCGCAACCGATGCGACACCATCCCAAGCAGAAGGCGTAGAAGAGGCTCAACAAGCAACCCCCGACCTTCAAGCAGAGGCGATAGTGACAGCGTCGTCACAAGATGAGGCTATCGAGGCAACGGAAAGCGAAGAggctggagaagaagaagaagaagaagaagaagaagaagagggagaagacaGCGATGCGGAATCGGTATACAGCACTGTCTCGGAGGACCTGGCGCGCTTCAAGCCTCGCCTGGAATGGGTGTCTGACTTGTCCGACGAGGACCCTCCCGTGTCACTCTCCCCATTCCGCTTCGATAGCCCCGACGCgatcggcgccgccgtaAAAGCATCTGTAGCGGACAAGCGTgcgcggaggaggcgggccGTCCGCGAGGAGATGGCATGGAATGAAGGCCTGGCCTGCTTCGAGGCAAGGCGCAATGCCTGGACAGGCGCCAGGACAGTGCGCGTGCGCACCAAGCCCGTCTCCCCTACGCAAACattctcccccctctctcctcgtcgcctgtTCTTCCGCGGCTCATTTTCCCATCCCTCGGGCCCAgcctcgccatcatcgccagcCCATTCCCTGCAGCAGCGGCCCAGCAACGAGGCCTCAGCCACCGTCTCGGACGCTTCCGAGCTCTCCAAGGACCCGTCCAAGGAGCTCACGGCCCAGAAGTCCAAGGAATCCCAGAAATCGGCCGCGTCTCTCACGTCGACGACATACCCCATAGAGACCATCGTCCCTCTTTCCGCGCCACTCCTCCCGCCGGGCAACCCTATGCGCGCTTCCATCACTCCCTCAGTGTACATGTCGCTATACGAGAAGGTGATAGTGCACGCCCTCACGCCATCGTGCCCCGTCAACCTGTCAGATATGATACGGGCTTGCGTGGTGGGCTGGAAGCGGGACGGCGAGTGGCCTCCGaagccctcggccgccgagcccggcATCGTGGCAGTGCGACGGAGGAAGAAGTCGGCGGCAGAAGGCCAGGGCCAGAATGCTACTCGTAGAATGAGTCTTGGTTTCTTGGGCAGGGGCGAGAAGACAGAGAACCAAGATGAGAGTGGCGGGAAAGGCATCAGGAAGAGCCTGCAGAGAGTCCTCGGTATCGGACAACACCATCCTCCTACCTCGGCCGCCCCTACAAGTGGGAACAACAATACCCCAGTAAACGGGAAGGATACAGCCGTCGCCTAG
- a CDS encoding ATP-dependent Clp protease has product MLWSLRRPPFTMALPSRPQAYTCARCLVLASARRTFSVSSFARIPPRQTQDFNSGFTSSYDPASDAGRGPMFNKNSFGVPQFYPRDLKKRVDDYVVGQDRAKKTICSTIFNHYQGLRRRRYQDQEEKVQREKAERQRYARDRDILERREIHPAQGQRDRYSAFQRFPADDEWPQDEFPGHAESAQHLDEGYSSSTGFDGSYLSEEPATPPKVKIDKSNLLLIGPTGVGKTYILETLSKKLNVPFTISDCNSFTQAGYIGQDVEACVERLLIESNYDIKATEHGIIVLDEFDKLAKRESMNGRDVGGEGVQQALLKLVEGSKVTINVKDNRSSRSTPPITTNYTSSSSTSAPQSTPPQGKVDQYTIDTTNILFVFCGAFVGLDKVVVRRVSKPSMGFGSELRGKQSLSGNHHDLPRQLFSHLPHVDPEAPAATYTPLDLTTPVDLQAFGFIPELIGRVHNICALSPLSLSDLYRILTEPRNSLVAQYTALFETYPSRLHFTKKALYAIAERAAKAETGARGLKMEMERVLAEPIFDAPMPYVLITEGCVKGIEKAGYWGKDGRLELERKMADEDAEQSARIPDVTFEQYREAGQSGA; this is encoded by the exons ATGCTATGGTCTCTTCGTCGGCCACCCTTCACCATGGCCCTACCCTCTAGGCCCCAGGCCTACACCTGCGCTCGCTGCTTGGTGCTCGCAAGCGCCAGGCGCACCTTCTCCGTTTCCTCCTTCGCTCGAATCCCACCGAGGCAAACACAAGACTTCAACTCCGGCTTCACTAGTAGCTATGATCCCGCTTCCGATGCTGGCCGAGGTCCCATGTTCAACAAAAACAGCTTCGGCGTCCCTCAGTTTTACCCTCGGGACCTGAAGAAGCGGGTCGATGACTATGTCGTCGGGCAGGACCgagcgaagaagacgatATGCTCCACAATCTTCAATCATTATCAGGGTctgcggaggaggaggtacCAGGATCAAGAGGAGAAGGTCCAGAGGGAAAAGGCCGAGAGACAGCGATATGCCCGGGACAGAGACATCCTCGAGAGACGTGAAATCCATCCTGCCCAAGGTCAGCGAGATCGTTACTCTGCCTTCCAGCGCTTCCCAGCTGATGATGAATGGCCACAAGATGAGTTTCCTGGTCACGCTGAATCTGCACAGCACCTGGATGAGGGCTATAGTTCTTCCACCGGCTTTGACGGGTCTTACCTGTCCGAAGAACCCGCAACCCCTCCGAAGGTCAAGATTGACAAGAGTAACTTGCTACTCATCGGCCCTACCGGCGTCGGAAAGACGTACATTCTAGA AACTTTGAGCAAGAAGCTCAATGTGCCGTTCACGATATCCGACTGCAACTCCTTTACACAAGCCGGTTATATAGGGCAGGATGTGGAGGCATGCGTAGAGAGGCTGTTGATCGAGTCCAACTACGACATCAAAGCAACCGAACACGGCATCATCGTTCTGGATGAGTTCGACAAACTGGCCAAGAGGGAAAGCATGAACGGCCGGGATGTTGGTGGAGAAGGTGTCCAGCAAGCCCTACTGAAGCTCGTCGAGGGTTCCAAGGTGACCATTAACGTCAAAGACAACCGGTCTTCGCGATCAACACCGCCCATCACTACCAACTACACGtcatcgagctcgacgtcggcccCGCAGTCCACTCCGCCGCAGGGGAAGGTCGACCAATACACCATTGATACCACGAACATCCTGTTCGTCTTCTGCGGCGCCTTTGTTGGTCTCGATAAAGTTGTCGTGCGGAGAGTTTCGAAGCCGTCGATGGGCTTTGGCTCCGAACTGCGAGGCAAGCAGAGCCTTTCCGGCAACCATCACGATCTACCGCGCCAGTTGTTTTCGCATCTGCCGCATGTTGACCCGGAAGCGCCCGCAGCAACGTACACCCCATTGGATTTGACAACGCCGGTCGATCTCCAAGCCTTCGGGTTCATCCCTGAGTTGATTGGCCGAGTGCACAACATTTGTGCTTTAAGCCCGTTGTCCCTGAGTGATCTCTACCGGATCCTGACAGAGCCACGAAACTCGCTAGTTGCGCAGTACACCGCATTGTTCGAAACCTACCCTTCCCGCTTGCACTTTACCAAGAAAGCATTGTATGCCATTGCCGAACGAGCTGCCAAAGCCGAGACTGGAGCTCGCGGCCTTAAGATGGAAATGGAACGTGTCCTCGCGGAGCCAATCTTTGACGCACCTATGCCGTATGTCTTGATCACCGAGGGCTGCGTGAAAGGCATTGAGAAGGCCGGATACTGGGGCAAGGATGGCCGCCTGGAGTTGGAGCGAAAGatggcggacgaggacgcaGAGCAAAGCGCTCGCATCCCCGACGTCACCTTTGAGCAGTACCGAGAGGCCGGCCAGAGCGGCGCTTGA
- a CDS encoding Alpha amylase, protein MASVEKSSNSIALNGPSGAADGFPTDGTGVVKLDPWLSPFQDSLKRRYARTQDWIQKINETEGGLDKFSKGTSLFGFNVDRDNNIIYREWAPNATQAFLTGDFNNWDRNSHEMKKNNYGVFEITLPAVNGQAAIPHNSKVKISLQLPSGERVDRLPAWIKYVTQDLSVSPAYDARFWNPPASEKYEFKHPRPQKPRSARVYEAHVGISSPELRVATYKEFTKNMLPRIRDLGYNVIQLMAVMEHAYYASFGYQINNFFAASSRYGPPEDLKELVDTAHSMGITVLLDVVHSHASKNVLDGINEFDGTDHQYFHEGVRGRHELWDSRLFNYGHHEVMRFLLSNLRFWMDEYHFDGFRFDGVTSMLYLHHGIGTGFSGGYHEYFGSDADEEAIAYLMIANELLHSLYPDVITIAEDVSGMPALCLPLSLGGLGFDYRLAMAVPDMWIKILKEKKDEDWDIGNICFTLTNRRHGEKTIAYAESHDQALVGDKTLMFHLCDAEMYTNMSTLTPLTPVIDRGMALHKMIRLLTHSLGGEGYLNFEGNEFGHPEWLDFPREGNQNSFWYARRQLNLTDDKLLRYQFLNSFDRAMNTTEAKYGWLAAPQAYISLKNENDKVIVFERAGVVFIFNFHPTESFTDYRIGIEVPGSYKVILNTDSKDFGGHARVDEGTRFFTTPMEWNNRKNWTHVYIPSRSALVLGLESSVSQHS, encoded by the exons ATGGCTTCCGTCGAGAAATCGTCCAACTCAATCGCCCTGAATGGGCCTAGTGGTGCTGCAGACGGCTTCCCTACTGATGGCACTG GCGTGGTGAAGCTTGATCCTTGGCTGTCGCCTTTCCAGGATTCCCTCAAGAGACGGTATGCACGCACCCAGGATTGGATTCAGAAGATCAACGAAACCGAGGGTGGCCTCGACAAATTCTCCAAG GGCACCTCGCTCTTCGGATTCAATGTCGACCGGGACAACAACATTATCTACAGGGAATGGGCTCCCAACGCTACCCAAGCCTTCCTGACTGGCGACTTCA ACAACTGGGACAGAAACTCCCATGAAATGAAGAAGAACAATTATGGTGTATTTGAGATCACTCTCCCGGCCGTCAATGGTCAGGCTGCGATCCCCCATAACTCCAAAGTCAAG ATTTCCCTACAACTCCCCAGCGGCGAACGCGTCGACCGCCTGCCTGCGTGGATCAAGTATGTGACGCAAGACTTGTCCGTCTCACCCGCGTACGATGCTCGTTTCTGGAATCCGCCTGCGTCCGAAAAGTACGAGTTCAAGCACCCGAGACCACAAAAGCCTCGAAGCGCCCGCGTGTACGAGGCTCATGTGGGAATCTCGTCGCCCGAGTTGCGAGTTGCTACATATAAGGAGTTTACAAAAAACATGCTGCCCAGAATCAGAGACCTCGGATATAACGTCATTCAGCTTATGGCTGTGATGGAGCACGCATACTATGCCAGCTTTGGCTACCAGATCAACAACTTTTTCGCTGCAAGCAGTCGTTACGGACCCCCCGAGGACCTCAAGGAGCTGGTCGATACAGCCCACAGCATGGGGATCACTGTGCTTCTGGATGTTGTTCATAGTCACGCCTCCAAGAATGTACTGGATGGTATCAACGAGTTTGATGGTACAGACCATCAGTACTTCCATGAGGGAGTACGGGGTCGCCATGAGCTGTGGGACAGCAGACTCTTCAACTACGGCCACCACGAAGTGATGAGGTTTTTGCTCAGTAACTTGCGGTTCTGGATGGACGAATACCACTTTGATGGTTTCCGTTTCGATGGTGTGACAAGCATGCTGTATCTGCACCATGGTATTGGAAC TGGATTTTCTGGAGGTTACCACGAGTACTTTGgctccgacgccgacgaagaagccaTTGCGTATCTGATGATCGCCAACGAGTTGCTGCACTCACTGTATCCAGATGTCATTACAATTGCCGAGGATGTATCTGGCATGCCAGCTCTATGCCTGCCGCTCTCGCTGGGAGGTCTTGGCTTTGATTACCGTCTGGCCATGGCCGTTCCCGACATGTGGATCAAAATcctcaaggagaagaaggacgaagACTGGGATATTGGCAATATCTGCTTCACTCTGACGAACCGCAGGCATGGCGAAAAGACCATTGCGTATGCAGAAAGTCACGACCAGGC GCTTGTGGGCGACAAGACACTCATGTTCCATCTTTGCGATGCCGAGATGTACACAAATATGTCGACCTTGACTCCATTGACGCCAGTCATTGACCGGGGCATGGCTCTTCACAAGATGATTCGCCTCCTGACCCacagcctcggcggcgaaggatATCTCAACTTCGAGGGCAACGAGTTTGGCCATCCGGAATGGCTCGACTTTCCCCGTGAAGGAAACCAGAACTCGTTCTGGTATGCTCGTCGCCAGCTCAATCTCACTGACGACAAGCTGCTTCGCTACCAATTTCTCAACAGCTTCGACCGCGCCATGAACACCACGGAAGCCAAGTACGGGTGGCTGGCAGCGCCGCAAGCGTACATCTCGCTCAAGAACGAGAATGACAAGgtcatcgtcttcgagaGGGCAGGTGTTGTCTTCATCTTCAATTTCCACCCCACCGAGAGCTTTACCGATTACAGAATCGGCATCGAGGTGCCTGGTTCGTACAAGGTCATCCTCAACACTGACTCCAAGGACTTTGGAGGCCACGCCCGTGTTGATGAGGGCACTCGTTTCTTCACTACCCCCATGGAGTGGAACAACCGGAAGAACTGGACTCACGTTTACATCCCAAGCCGATCTGCCCTG GTCCTTGGCTTAGAGTCTTCCGTGTCTCAACACTCTTGA
- a CDS encoding Peroxin 14 17 encodes MSDSDDNKSTPGIPAWQRNQRTDAELEPQPEQPSQDAKQDEPASEDNLEVARKFLQDDEIRDAPREAKEAFLKTKGISSEDIEQLLGSSASEPTQEVNQMEQQAPKSLTQIATTTPVPQTTPTPPPNTEVSIPRQTDQPPVVTYPEFLTKPTRPPPLITANGIFNTLYAFAGLSTFLYGTSKYLVAPMVENLTEARCDLHSTTSKNLAKIIEKLEGTVSEVPAAAKASATNAEAYKDDASSVDADDPTEMFHRDIGTQTSIPSTPRFGEPGFGTTATAEDKNKSASERHADKLTRLKSSADLLRTTVVSDADDLADLKSKMDVLKDDLVQLAYPSPQDYGGYSMYGGPRKNEPEDEIKKARDNIRRVKGVLLSTRNFPASAR; translated from the exons ATGAGCGATTCCGACGACAACAAGAGTACCCCCGGCATTCCAGCATGGCAGCGTAACCAAAGAACGGATGCCGAACTCGAGCCGCAGCCCGAACAGCCTTCGCAGGATGCCAAACAAGATGAGCCCGCTAGCGAAGACAACCTCGAAGTCGCCCGCAAATTCCTGCAAGATGACGAGATCCGGGACGCGCCGAGGGAAGCAAAGGAAGCATTCCTGAAGACCAAGGGCATATCATCTGAAGATATAGAGCAGCTATTGGGCAGCTCGGCATCTGAGCCGACACAGGAA GTCAACCAAATGGAACAGCAAGCACCGAAAAGCTTGACACAAATAGCGACAACGACACCTGTACCAcaaacaacaccaacaccaccgcccaACACCGAAGTCTCCATCCCTCGCCAAACAGACCAACCCCCGGTCGTTACATATCCCGAGTTCCTCACGAAGCCGACTCGTCCCCCGCCGCTGATCACGGCCAACGGCATCTTCAACACCCTCTACGCCTTCGCCGGTCTCTCCACCTTCCTCTACGGTACGAGCAAGTATCTCGTGGCGCCCATGGTTGAGAACCTCACCGAGGCGCGCTGCGATCTCCACAGCACCACATCCAAAAATCTTGCCAAGATCATTgagaagctcgagggcaCTGTCTCCGAggtccccgccgccgccaaggcctcCGCCACGAACGCGGAAGCATACAAGGACGACGCGAGcagcgtcgacgccgacgaccctACCGAAATGTTCCACCGCGACATCGGCACGCAAACGTCGATCCCTTCGACGCCCAGGTTTGGCGAGCCCGGCTtcgggacgacggcgacggcggaaGATAAGAACAAGTCTGCGAGCGAGAGGCATGCTGATAAGCTCACGCGGCTCAAGAGCTCGGCGGATTTGCTCAGGACGACGGTAGTCTCGGATGCCGATGACCTCGCGGACCTCAAGTCCAAGATGGACGTGCTCAAGGACGACCTCGTACAACTGGCGTACCCGAGCCCGCAGGACTACGGCGGCTACTCGATGTACGGTGGCCCACGCAAGAACGAGCCCGAAgacgagatcaagaaggCGAGAGACAACATTCGGAGGGTCAAGGGCGTGTTGCTCAGCACGAGGAATTTCCCAGCCTCGGCGAGGTGA
- a CDS encoding Papa-1-like conserved region family protein has product MASRPRRSAAKKAQEQITDWADSERNSTMSGRPRRSEGRTSGVSRGPPSSPGSEHLNLTVKVPANKLREATSRGRNSTENSISVNSRASYGSEIVAGRRNRGPKKSYVVESDSDEEEEEDEEMEEPDAEGDEDDMDVDAEGEEEDADGDVDMDTPAAPTIKISLPKAGKVTPRRPAAARVIEDDDDDEEELSEIEVSDPENTMNMSIDVGGAGDDDDDEDEDEDEDEEDAEGEEDEAEGEEEEIEVADETAQPDAEELDSELGSREGTPDLTKMTRRQRARFEDEPQQYMKLSDEVQAKKVFTAEELSMRRLEMARRRRNLSDKRNEEMETINKLLKKQAPKTKGKGGGVGDETPGNESQKPDVAFIRWVNSKKGSVVAVPDEMLGGPAGKVFVPGGLKSGKMVEEVA; this is encoded by the exons ATGGCTTCCCGACCTCGCCGCTCCGCGGCTAAGAAGGCCCAAGAGCAAATTACTGACTGGGCCGACAGCGAACGAAACAGCACTATGTCTGGCCGTCCCCGTCGTTCAGAGGGCCGCACCTCGGGTGTCTCCCGCGGCCCGCCGTCTTCCCCTGGAAGCGAGCATCTGAACCTTACCGTCAAAGTACCCGCCAATAAGCTTCGTGAGGCCACCAGCAGGGGGAGAAACTCGACTGAGAACAGCATCTCGGTCAACAGCCGGGCCTCGTATGGAAGTGAGATTGTCGCCGGCAGACGCAACCGCGGCCCCAAGAAGAGCTACGTTGTCGAGTCGGATagcgacgaggaagaggaagaagacgaggagatggaggagcctgatgccgagggcgatgaggacgacatggatgttgatgccgagggtgaagaggaggacgccgATGGTGACGTCGACATGGACACCCCTGCCGCCCCCACCATCAAGATTTCGCTGCCCAAGGCTGGCAAGGTCACTCCCCGACgaccagcggcggcgagggttattgaggacgacgacgatgacgaagaggagcTCAGCGAGATCGAAGTCAGTGACCCCGAGAACACGATGAACATGAGCATCGATGTGGGGGGTGcgggcgatgacgatgacgatgaggacgaggacgaggacgaagatgaagaggatgccgagggcgaggaagatgaggccgaaggcgaggaggaggaaatcGAAGTGGCCGACGAGACGGCACAGCCggatgccgaggagctcgacagTGAACTCGGCAGCCGCGAGGGTACGCCCGACTTGACTAAAATGACGAGAAGACAGCGTGCTCGCTTCGAGGACGAGCCTCAGCAGTACATGAAGCTCTCGGATG AGGTCCAAGCAAAGAAGGTGTTCACGGCGGAAGAGCTGTCGATGAGAAGGCTGGAAAtggctcgtcgacgacgaaacCTGTCGGACAAGCGCAATGAAGAA ATGGAAACCATCAACAAACTGCTGAAGAAGCAAGCCCCCAAGACCAAGGGTAAGGGCGGAGGCGTGGGCGACGAGACGCCAGGCAACGAGTCTCAAAAGCCCGACGTCGCGTTTATCCGCTGGGTCAACTCAAAGAAGGGCAGCGTGGTCGCGGTGCCCGACGAGATGCTCGGAGGGCCGGCGGGCAAGGTGTTTGTGCCCGGAGGCCTGAAGTCCGGCAAGATGGTTGAGGAGGTTGCATAA